AAATTCGTCAAAgggataaaacaaaaataaagaatagAAAAAGAGAAGTTTTTTTGCTTTATTCCCATCCAAATAGAGAACAAAGAAACCACTCAAAAAATGAAAGCCTGATAAAACTCCGAGGTCAGCTCAGTAAGTTTTGACGAATTCAATAAATATACCAATTCATCTGTCTATTTTATGTTAAAAGGAAGATAGTGTcactatatataaattaaatgCTATTAGAAACTTTTGACATACGAAGCCCGATGTATAAAACATTTCGTATTCATGCAGGGTCCGGGAAGGGGCTGTATCCAAAAGGTATGATGCAGacaacctaccctaatgcaagcattagtggctgcttccctAGCTCGAACCcttgacctataggtcacactgAGACAACTTTACAGTTGCGACATATGCGACAAGTTTAAACATACAAAAGAAAAGGTAAATGAAACTTTACCTGCGGATTGATCAAGGACAAGCTGAAGATCATTTCCTTGCATCCAAGAATGATGGGCACCCCAGTTAATATACATGTTATCTGAGAACATTCCATTGACTGAAACCAAATGAAATGCAATTGCCAAAATGAACAAATTAGACAAAGAAAGAAGTCGAGAGCTGGCCATAATTTTGAACATGGAACTGTAATAGATTTCTTGCTTCTCTTAATTCTGCAAATTAAACCTGGAAATTAATTGTGTGTTTTTCTTCTTAGGAATatgaccatgtttttatacaTGTCATAATCAAATTAAATAATACCATTATGAGAAAAACCCTATAGAGAATGTAGATGATCTGACCACGTCTTGATTTCCATATCCTTAGTTATAGCCTATAGGTTTACAGATCAGCTTGGATTTGCAGCACATATTTTGCTTCCAATAATTAAGGAGAAATTAGGTGGAGGGGCATAAAAGTATTTAAATATCGTACTTAATATTTCATTTGTTTTAATTTATACGTCATACTTTCATTTTTATTCTGTTCAAAAATGACCgtcatattttattatttagaaataatttaatttaattttttttattttgcccTAATGAGGTGATTTACAATTACATAAATATTTATAACTTGTTTTAAACCATAAGTTTTAAaagttattttctctttcttAAATGTTGTGCACCATGTAAATTGGGACAAACggaataatattatttttttggtttttagaAAGGTTGCCGTAATTCATGAGAAAAAAATTGGCATTAAATGAAGGAATATAGCAGCTAGAATATATCTATATATTCTTTACATGAAAATATATTTGGAGAATATAATTGGAGTAATTGTTAGAAGAATATGAAAAGATTGCAAAACAGAAGTAGTAGCCTACAGCTAGGACGCGGCTTGGAGTTACAAAATGACGTGCATCACACTAATGAAAAGGCTCGACTTGGCCAGATGTACGTAGCAAGTTAACAACTAAACCATAAGGTCTTTCGTTTTACGTTCGGTTATTAAATTCAAATTCGCGCCAAAAACtcataatagaaataaaacattcTCTAATAATCGAAGGTGATTTTTCTTTTCCATGTTCAAATAAGAAATATTAACTAATAAAGTcttttttccatgtatatataaatTTAAAAAGAGCAGTCTGATGCACAAGACATTTCGCCTTCACACAGGATTCGGAAAGTGTCGCACCTTAAGGGATAATGTGGACAACCTACTCTAATGTAAGCATTATTGGCTACTTCCACGgatcgaacccgtgacctataggtcatcaCACGAAAATTTTACTGTTGTTTCAAGGCTCCTCTTATATACAAATCACGCAGGGTCCAGGGAAAGGCCACATCCCAAGGGGTATGAATTAGATAGTCtgccctaatgcaagcattagtagctgcttccacggctcgaaaccgtgacctataggtcacacaaaAACAAATTTAACGTTGCTCCAATGCTCCCCTTATATACAAatctaaattaatttatttcttgCTGATCAATGATCATTTGTCACAAATTGAAGAGCTTTAGGTTAACTTATtattaaattttcttttcttgacTTAATACTTCGTGTGAAAGTgttttattttatagaatttgACGTTTGTTTTACAGCTGGGACGCGGCTTGGAGTTATAAAATGACGTGCATCAGACTAATGAAAAGGCTCGACTTAGCAAGTTATCAACTAAAATAACttttgtaaaaattgcacgaggcgccctatttggtcgttctcatttaacctatacccatttttttaaattcttttttaatTTGTATCCACTTTTTAAATAAATTCAGCCCATTTTCTCCTCCtctttctcctccttcgttttcttcttctttttcttctttcggTTACAATATATCTCCAACCCGTTTTCCAAATGCATTTATATCAGTTCTTtgaagtttttttaaaaatattatttagcaTAAAGATGAGACTTGAACATTAATTGTAATTGTAATAAATAGGACCATGAATGAATTGAGGGATCCTGTGATCGTAATTGTTTCCATTGTATTTTCCTGAAACAGTTACCCTGTTGCTACTGAGTTGCAGGTAGCTGAAATTCTAACGGAGTCTTTGACGCTTAATGAAACTCCAATACCAACAAAAGTTGCCCGGCTTATGCTTGTCTCAGATATTCTCCACAATAGTAGTGCTCATGTTGATGAGTACGTTATTAGTTTTTTTAGGAAATGAGTAATAGCTTATACAGTGCTAGTGCTGACGTTTTTACAattgaactaaataacttcagctctagagctgaagttcgacagttgtAAAACAAAACTGctagttacaaaaataaaaacttcagctctagagctgaagttcgccagttacaaaacaaaaacttcagctctagagttaaACTttaggcccgtctactagaaaggctgaagttttgcgtgattgcctttgctacttcagccccatatgctaaagttatgcgaaaaagcgggtacgcttgcaattttttttgcaaagcggacataagttaaaacgtgacacaaaaagcgggtatagatgtaAATCCCTCTTCTTTTGGTTTCTCATTCGATGATTAAATTCAAATTTACGCTCGAAATTTTATGTTAGAACTTAAGAGTAAACACACCCTAATAAAAGTGACTTTGTACTTGCAAAGGCGGCATATACATATACGTGACCTAAAGTCAAAATTTAATGTGAGGcctaatttttccaaaaaaaaaaagattataatatatttttatttaaagtctatttttctaactttttgagATGCAAAATTATTAACAATTTTCTTATAATCGTTTTCTCTTAATAATTCATTTTCAATTAATAATTTGGCCACACATTAAATTTTTGTTAAGGTATTATTGGTCTTGGACAATATAAgcatttggaaaagaatcaaAGTCTTTTTActtaattcaatatatatattggAGTATATTAACAGTTTTAATTCATCAAATTTAGATGTTAGAAAAATTATCCACGCTACCTATTTATAAGTAAGTCAAAGGATTACTTTATTTAAATATCTAAAAAATATCCTTCTTTCTATATGAAAAGTCTACATTTatattaaaagtactaaatattaCTCCCActagtccaaaataagtgattttttggctatttttttgtagtccaaaataagtgatttttccagatttcaagaatgaatgaattaatttttttcctacattgtccttggagtaaatagtgttggaatatgtgttaggagtgtttatgtgagataaaaggttaatatggtcaattctattgctaattaatgctaaaagatgaatttcttaatctgtatgaaaacatccaaaaaatcacttattttgaaccGGAAGGAGTATTATTTTAAAGTACCTATAAATcggttatttttgaaaaatgggcACCCCAAATTTGGGGGGCTTTAAGGCACAAGCCTTAGTAGGTAGAACATTAGAGCCGGTCTTGTATGCACGGGGCTCAAAGAAGATTTCTCTTTTCCATGTTCAAATAAGAAATATTATAAACTAAATTCTATTtccccccccaccccaccccaccccaccccacccacccacccacaaAATCGCTGTATTATATACACCATCTAATTAATCTAATTCTTGTTGATTAATAATCATTTGTCACAAACTGAAGAAAGTTAGGTTAacttatttcttcaattttcttttcttgacTATGAATACTTTGTATGAAAGTGTTTTATTTTAcgttaatttgattttttttctcttcataTTTATAGGATAATATTTGATGACACTATATTtactcaaaatataaaataagccAATAAACATCATAAATTCTTTACAAAATTGGAGCCTCATATCAAGAAGTACAATGGTTGGCttaaattgttacaaaataaaaagTATTGTTAAGTTGATTAATTATTTGAAGTGTCCAAATAAATTAAAAAGTGTAACTAGTGCTCCAAAATCGTCATAGCGTTGTTTTGCAACATTGCAAAAATACTTTAGCGTATATAAGAAGTCTTAAAATTTAGATTATCAGAGTCTCCTTGCTATAATTTGCTTTCCactgtttgtttttttaaaaatatatagttatgGATGACTAATGGTAGATGGGATCTTTACGCGAATAGTGATTgatttactatttattttttctagttgttatacataattatacactgATAATACAAGGcgatacatatattatatatgaaatatacatatattatacatttgcctgctatttttaatttaagtgattaGGTGAATGACAATTTAGGCTAGTTCTTCATAGTAGATGATGATCCTTTCACAAAATATGGACCTTGAGATGGAGCTTAATACAAACATTCAAATTTTATTAGAAAAGAATGAGATACATAACTCAGATCAACTCAGCAAGATCTTCTTGcggaaaacaaccaaaaagaaagaattgataacaaaaaataacaaacatgAGAAGCAAAATAAGAAAATGGAAAAAGTGCAGCTTTCACTTTGACGTCCTTCTCGATTCATGTGTCATCCTTGCGTATAGTCCATACTAATCTTTCCTGTATCGTTTCAATATTGACATCCTTCTAGTTTTGTGGCAATGTACACTCAGTAGGCATAACTCCCTTAAATCGTGTAGTATCTTTGCAATAATCATAAATCATGTATTTGCTCCTAATTGAGTTCATTTGATCCACTTTAGGAGCACTCAATTTACTGTATAAAGGAAAATTCCACCAATTGGATTTAGTAGGAATAGCACATTGAACAATACTCAATGGTCCATTCCAATAACAAGCTCTTGGCCTAAACTTACGATATGTTGCAATAAATGGTGCATTTGTCCAATCAATTTTATCACGTCCACCTCTTGTTGCCCATTCATCTGCATTCCAAAGGCTAGAGTATATTCTCATTCCTTGTTGGTTTGGAAATGGAATTCCTTTGAGTTGATAATTTCTAAATACCCTAATTGGAATACCATCAACATACCATCTGGAAAAAAAAAGTAGTGACATATCAAATTTCAAGATTCtcttctctttatatatatatatatatatatatatatatatatatatatatatatatatatatatatatatatatatactcttgGCCGCTAAGTAGTAATGATATATATAGCAAACAAGATAGTCGAAAAAAATAGACTTACACGACTGCATTAGGATTCCAATGAATGGTGTAGTTGTGAAAATCTGCAGTTGGATCAAACCAAGGATAGAATTGCTGCTCCTTGTTTCCAACACCTTGGGTGTAAATGTTTGTGTGGATAATGTAAGGTTGTCCTGATACATTTCCTAAAAACTCGAAACCAATCTCATCATGTTTGGTGCCAGTAGAAGATAGCTGCACGAATCAATAAACAAACAATGTCTTATTATACACTAGTAGTTTAAATAGTTTAAAACTCCTAATTTTTTGTACAACTGGTTGAGTAATCTAACAACTTTTATATGTAGTAAGTTGAATTCCAAAAAGGTTTATTAAGAAAAATTCAAACTTAAATATTGTACAATTGTACTTACATAGTATGTTGTAACAGTTCCAGCGGAGTTGTTAGGTACCAACTTGATAAGCATTTCAAAGCTACCAAAGAGAAATGTTCTCTTTGATTGCGCACCAGAACCTGAAGTTAAAACCAAATTAGTCAGTAATATTGTCAACCCGAAGATTCAAAATTTAGTTATCTTCTGCTCGATCAAACATAAGTTGTCATTGTTTGTAACCCCTTTTTCACTTAGTTATTTGGGCAGACACTCGCCACGAGCCAGAGGTGGATTTAGAGCAGGTTCTGTGATTTCAACTAAAGCGACCATTTTTTTCCATGATGCAAACTATATATGAATACATatgtaaaaataatttgaaattctTTTCAATATATCCACATATATAGTAAGATCACACGTATACTTAACCGGCAGACTCTAAATTCTGGATTCCCCTACAGCTCGAGCAGTCACAAGGGAAGGCTACACAAGTAATTAAGTATTTTTTTGCACATATCATACATATGAAAAGAAAACTAAACTTGCCTGCAGATTTATCAAGGACAAGTTGAAGATCATCCCCAAGCATTTGACAATGATGAGCACCCCAATTGATATACATGCTACTTGAGATCTTTGCATTGACTATAGCACAATGAAATGCAAATGTTGCAATGATCAAAACCAAGGAATTAAAAGCTATGAATTTGGCCATCTTTATAAATTTGTGAGTAACTTGAAATGGCACGTTTTGCTCTTAGGCTGTGTAGGCTTTATATAGCTGAAAATTAAGACCCTTTCTATTTATATATTTTGCTGTCCACGTCTGAAATTGACATTCTAAGAGTTGAGTAGGTTATGGTTTTTATTGTTCAAAATAGGCACTTGGCAATTATTAAGAAATCTGGTTGCATGTATGTTGAATCAGCTGATGTATGGGcaagaaaaaaagaatgaaatatTAGTGAATATAATTGAAGTTACAGCCGGACATGAGTCTAAAAATAATTAGAACTTTTTGATAATTTAAAGACAGGGTAAGTAATATTTGTACTATCAATATATTATTTAATCAGTTATAATAAATTATTTACTGTATAACAGAGAGGATATTTAGAATATATTCTATAAATAATTAGTTTGAGAACTAATTGAGGTAAATATTGTTGGAAGATTATGAAAAGGTTGCAAAATAGAAGTAGCACGGCTGGGACACGGCTTGGGGTTAATATGAAATAACGTGCATGAGACTAATGGAAAGGCTCGACTTGGCCAGCTTCTACGGAGTTATCAACTAAACCATgggttttctttctctttttcattgcATAATTGCAGGAAAAATTAGCTACGAACTACCAATCTGTTAGTCTAGTTTGACTCGAATTTTTGTCACGTCAAGCTTCCTGACGTACTTATACGAGCTGGTATTTTGTGCACTACGGGGCGATGACTAGCCCTGCTCAACACCGTACACGCTTCTCTTGAGCACTTCATTTAGCGTAGCTAGAGCTTCATTTACGGGTTCCGTGATATTTAGTAACTTTTGTCCAAATTTTATATTTGTCTTAATATATTCATCGAATATGTgcaaattattaatttataattgaATAACTTAGAAGAACTAGAATTTCAAATTCATAAGATTCAAATCCTGACTCCATGAAAAAATTATctactcagtcactcagtatatatatatatatatatatatatatatatatatcaatttaaattaattaaattccaaATGATCGTTTGTCAAAATTTGAAGAGAGTTAAGATAATCGTTCCAGAAAATTTAAAGTGAGTTATTTTATTGAAGTTTGTTTTCTTCAATATTAGAATAATTTCAGCCGAACATTCTACTAGtgcatttcctttttttttttttttggtaaactggataattatatatataacaaaaataGTTACACTACAGTTTGAGAGGCTAAACTCTCAACAGTTGCATTGTAATTGTTTTGCACTACATTGGGGTTACCCCTAATATTACATGCAAAAAGAGTTTCTACGATGTCTGCCCACATAATTTTGTTTACAAACACCGGAAGAACTGCCAAAACTTTTGTCCATCCAAACATTTTCTTTACTGCTCCTTCCTTTGCGAGGAGGTCCGCTGCCTAGTTCAGCTCTCTGAAATCATGTCCAAGTGTTGGATTCCCAATTGCTCCATCAATGATCTGCATTCAAAAATAATGGAGTTATAGTGGAGGTTTCCCTCATTTAATCTTATGACTTGTTCAGAATCAGTGCTAATTTGTAGAGGGGTGAAGTTGTGGTCAAGGACTATTTTTAGACCCTGCCAGAGGGCTTGAAGTTCTGCCTCTATACTGGTGGTATGTGGTATATCCTTTATGTATCCTACCACCCAGTCACCTCTGTTATTCCTGAAGACGCCCCTAGCTCCTCCTACACCTGTTTTTGGTCAAGCAACCCTATATGTGTTGAGTTTGTAGATGCCATTAAGTGGGGTTCCCATTGGATGTGTATTGCAATATTTTTTTCCTTGTTATTGTGGTGGACAACAACAAGGTAGTACTTTGTAGCTCTAGCAATGGTTTGGGAAACATCGGTGAAATTCCTCTTTTTGTCAAAGACATTATTATTCCTAGTGAGCTAGATGCTCCAAAAGCAGAAAGGCATTAGCGTTTTCCGGTCAATAGAAGAATTGAAATGCATGTTCTTGACCTTATTCCATGTTTGTTCCCAATTGATCAATGTAAACACAAGGTATGAATGTCAATCATGGTTTGTACACTCCTCTGTCAGTAAATGCTAGAAGGTTTTCACATTGATGCACTCAAAGAAAATGTAGTTAATGTCCTCCACTCTAGAGGTGCAAAAATAGCACACATTGGGTTTATATTTAAGCCTATGTTATTTAGGTGCTTGGCAGTGGGAAACCTGTTGTGCTGCATCATCCATgtgaatatttttattttattagggaattttagagcccgtttggacataagaattttttcacttttttcgattttttttatttttttttcgaaactagtgtttggccataaaattttcaattttcacttgaagatgaattttgaaatttttcaaaaatttaaaaaatttcaaaaaactgtttttcaagatttacactcagatcactcacaaaacttcaaaacaacctaaaaaattatattcatgtctaaataaaactctaattttcaaataccattttcacttgaaaataaattttactttttttggaattttataattcttatgtccaaacgcccacttagttTCCAAATGCAGCCAAAGGAATCATCCTGCCCATTACTGGGGTTTAGCTCAGAGCTAATAAGATTGTAGGCTGACTTATAGTACTAAAAAGCCCATCACCATTGAGGTTCCAAATAAGTTTTTATCACTGTTGATAGAAGCAGGGATGAATGTGGAATGGATCACACTTGTAATATCCATGGGGAAAGGGTAATGAACAACACCAAGGTTCCATTTCCCATTATGAATGATGTAGCTTATCTTTAGGATCAAGTCAGAGTTATGCCAAGGTCCATGAATGATTGAGTTTAGGGGTTGTATATTGGGGATTCAGTTGTCAGCAATGAAGTTGACTCTATACTCTTTATGGACAACCCATCTGGATGCCTTAATACATACTTTCCATCCTTCTTGTATGCATTGCCAAGTCCTAGTCTTTGCTTTAATCCTAACCTGGCTTCCACTACAGTGCTTCCCCATTAAGACCTTAGCTCAGATTGTGTTAGTGTTTTGGTATAATCGCCAAGCTAGGCTGGTGAGACTGGCTTTGTTTTTCATCTGGGCTTACTGTAGACCAAGAACCCCCCCCCACGCGCGCATTCTTTGTCTTAGTCATAGTAACCCATTTGATCAGGTGCACTTCCTTTTTTCTGCAATGGTTCCCAATACAAAGTTCCTTTGGATTCTGTCAATCTGGTTAGTGATGTGTGAAGACAGATTTATATATTGCATCACATGGTTGTGGATGCTTCACATGCTTGCTTCTGCCAAGGTTTTACGACCAGTCATGTTTAGCAGCTTAGTATTCCATCCAGCCAACCTAGTGTTCATGCTATCATTAATAAATTGGAAGTCTCTATTGGTAGGCATTTTGTGAAAGATGGGGAACCCTAGATACTTACCAAACTTACAGCTTTTCCTAATTCCTAGCATAAAACTACAACTATTGCCCAGTCCTCCTTGCAATTAGCAGAGAAGATTACCTTAAATTGTTTAAAATTAACCTTTTGGCCTGAAGCACCGTTAAACTCTTCTAAGGTTGCCAATATAATATCACAATTTTTCTTATTAGATCTACCAAAGAGGGTGAGATTATCAGCAAAGAAAAGATGAGATATTTTGGGACCATTCTTGCTGATGCTAGTGGGGATCGAGTTCTTCCTGAGGAGTGCTtagtgataagtagggattttaccacttatttgctctcttttacttccGTTTTAGCTCAAAAAGGCCTAAAGATATTCCTAGAAACTAACGaaatgtgcttgcttgcaggaatattggaaaacaagccaaagaagtcaaaatcaactcataaaggagtcaaaagtgaacaagaaTCAAAACAGGGCAAAAAGGCTagtagtgcagaccgcacaattctaCTACGGCCGTAGAGAAGAGATTCAGAGAGTAGTCTTTGGGCCAGCTGAAGGCATGCAAATGAATTGTGCAGTCACATGATGTCATATACAACCACACTCATTGTTATGCGTTCGCAGAAGTGAAGAATCAGAGATCTGGGTTTAAGTCCAAAGTCAAGGAGTGTGGGCCgcatcatttttgtgcggaccgcagaagtcCTGAAGTACCAAGCCCAAGTTCTAGGAATGCGGACCGCACGataattgtgcggctgcagaagctCATTGTACGAACCGCACCAgaattatgcgaccgcacaaccttcgcaggggcgtttttgtcagatattttcagcttagtataaataaacgttttatcatttttaggttaagttcaGTTTTGGGAAGATCACCTGAGCcgttttctttactgttttgagtaattttgtagtagattaacttctaaacattagattttctttctctaatcaattattatgcattctatcttaatttcttgtatttctttatttttcatgagtagctaaatctctagctagggttgtggcccaaccctagcaTGGGTACTTAATTGGTATTTGATTTAGGgattgtttgtgattgggttagcgatatttagccttgttcatacTTGTATtcagaattaatggttgcaaacattgattcatgcctatttgacttacactctacttgagaaagagagattaagtctaggaaaatttggctaacaagaaataGGGGTAAACTCAAGAAAttaatagccccaattaaagagtCAAATCTAgaatagtaagacccgacttgagcatatatcacttgatttgtgcaatacccatttggacttgagaaagccaaattgggcaaaatcattcaAACTACCGAGAAGTGTAGAGTAGGTAATTCCGTGTGATTGTTATATTACGA
Above is a window of Nicotiana tabacum cultivar K326 chromosome 8, ASM71507v2, whole genome shotgun sequence DNA encoding:
- the LOC107771766 gene encoding putative xyloglucan endotransglucosylase/hydrolase protein 26; the protein is MAKFIAFNSLVLIIATFAFHCAIVNAKISSSMYINWGAHHCQMLGDDLQLVLDKSAGSGAQSKRTFLFGSFEMLIKLVPNNSAGTVTTYYLSSTGTKHDEIGFEFLGNVSGQPYIIHTNIYTQGVGNKEQQFYPWFDPTADFHNYTIHWNPNAVVWYVDGIPIRVFRNYQLKGIPFPNQQGMRIYSSLWNADEWATRGGRDKIDWTNAPFIATYRKFRPRACYWNGPLSIVQCAIPTKSNWWNFPLYSKLSAPKVDQMNSIRSKYMIYDYCKDTTRFKGVMPTECTLPQN